The Variovorax sp. S12S4 genome includes the window GCCGCCGTGACGTGCAGATCACCCGTGCTTTGCAGCGATCCCTTGGTGCCGTCGAGGCTGCCGGTCTGGATGGTGAGGTTCGCACCGCTCGCAATGCGGCCGTCGGTGTTCAACAGCTGCCGGCCGATGGTGGCCTGGACGTTGCCGCCGGCCGACTGGAGCGTGCCCTGGGTGTTGTTCAGGGACTGGCCGGTGAGCGTCAGGCCCTGGTTCGAGGCCAGGGTGCCGGCGGTGTTGTTGACCGCGCCTGCCACATTGGCCGTCAGCGCGCCCGTTGCCGAGATCGACCCGCGCGTGTTGTCGACTTGGCCGCCGACCGTGAGGCTGGCATCGGTGGCGCTGGTGAGCGTGCCGTCGACGTTGATCAGGTCGCCGCTGGTCGCAATGTTCAGGCTGCCCGCGTTCAACGTCCCGCCGGCGTTGTCCAGCTGCCCCACGTTGGCGCTGAAGCTATTGCTGACGTTGAGCGTCCCGCCCGCGTTGCTGAAGGTTGGGCCCGTGACCGCCATGCTGGCCACCGACAGCGCGCCGCCCGCGTTGTTGATCTGCGGGGTGTTCAGTGTGACCGGGCCGCCAGCGTAGATCTTGCCGCCGTCATTGAGGATGGCGCCTCCCGCGGTGAGGGTGCCGGGCGATGTGGGTACATACGGTGCCGGTGCGGGCGAGGCCGTGCCGCTGGTGCCGGAAGTGGCGCCGGTGGTCGTCGTTCCTGTGCTGGTAGCGCCGGTTCCGGTTCCGGTGCTCGTGCCGCCGCTGGTGCCGGTGGTTGCCGGTGCTGGCGCCGGTTCGATGCCGATGACTCCGCCGTTCGTGTTGGACAGCACCGGTGCAGTGATCGCAAGGCCCACGCTGCTGGTCTGACGGATCGTGCCGCTGCGGTTGTCGATGTCGCCGGCGCTGGCGAGTTCGAGGCGAGTGCCTTCGAGAGTGCCGGTGTTCTCGAGCCGTCCAGCTGCAGTCACGATGAGGTTGCCATTGCTGGCGCCGATGCTGCCGGCGTTGCGCACGCCCAGGCCGGCCTCGGTGCCGATGAGCGTGATCTTGCCGGCATACATGCCGCCGAGCGCGGCCACGTCCAGCGCGAAGGTAGGTGCTGCGCCGGTGCCCGTCGTGGGTGTGATCTGCGTATGGTCGGCGCTGACCTGGTTCGCACCGGTGACCACCTTGAGGTCGGTGGCGTAGATCGCTGCATTGAGCTGCACGGCGCGAGCGAGGATGGCCGCATAGTCCGTCTTGCTGGCATCCAGGCCCGCACCATCGATGGTGACGGTGCCGCCTCGCACGAGGAAGCTGTCGAGACCGCCGATGGCGTTGAATTGCGGCGTGCCCGTGGTCACCGTGGCGCGAGACGCGTTGATGAAGCCGCCCCCATTGATGCTGATGCCCGCAGGGTTGGCGATGATCACCTCGGCACGCTGCCCCGCGACTTCGATATAACCGCGCAACTGGCTCGGGCTGCCGCCGTTCACCTCGTTGACGATGATGCGCGCGGGGCCGGTCGCCAGATAGGGGTTGCCCTGGACGATGCCGCCGAGCTGTGTGGCTACATTTGTTCTGCTGTTGTTCAGGATGGCTCCATTGGGGGCCACGTTGAACTGGTTGAATATATTTCTGCTGACACCGGCCGCGCTGGGCGTCTGGATGTTGACGAGCGGCACGCCGTTCGGCGCGACCATCACGGTGGGCCGCAGGTTCCCGGGAACGTTGGGGGCGCCGACGATCTGGGCTTGAGCAGGTGAGGCCGACAGCATGCCCGCGAGCGCTGCGCCTACAAGCATCGGCGCAAAGGCTGCCGCACCGGCGAATGCACCGACCGCGACGGTCGTGGCCTTGGAGGATCCCTTCCCGGTGCTCTTGGCCGTTTCTTGAACGACCATGCGCAGCCCGCGCCTCGCATTGAAGACAATGCGATGGAGGTTTTTATTCATCTCGTTTTTCTTCCCTGATCGATCCGTGACAGCGGCAGCACACAGCGCATGCGGCATGTTGATTTGCCGACAACCCGTCGGCGAGCCCGGATTCTGGATTCGAGTGGCCGTAAGGAATGTCAACGAATCGCAGGGCGCGCAGATTGAGCCGGAAAGCGCCACATATCGCACACGCGCACTCAATGGAAATGAATCATTAAGTAGTCATCGGTGCGACTCGGCTGCTACGATTTCGACAGGTAGCCTCGAATCGAATCCCTCCTCCCTGAGTGAGGCTACTTTTTTGACCCGCCCCGACGAATCTCGTTTGGGCGGGTTTTTTTCGGAGCCAGAAGGCGCAGGCGATCCGACCACTGGCAAGCGCTCACGCGAACTTTGAGCATGCAAGGCATCCCGAATTGAATGACATGAATCAGGCATATTCGAGGGGCCGGACACTTGAGCGTCTGAGTCAGGGAGAAACAAAAAATGGACTATGCCGAGAGAGTCGCCAAAGGACTCGATGGGGAAATGAATCTGCGCGTGTGGCTGAATGCCCAGGGGCTAGCGCATGTCTCGATCTGTCAGAACCCGGAATCCTTCGCCACTCTGTTCTCGAGTCATGTGAAGCGTCCGGACTTTCTATTGCTGCTGGAATCGATCGGCCTGATTGCTATCGACGTGAAAAATCAAACACTCTCCAAGCGGCCCGTGGGATACACGCTCACGCTCGATGCGGAGGTACGCCGGGCCGTCGCATTCGAGCGGTTGTTCAAAATCCCGCTGTGGTACGCCTATCCCTGCGAGGAGAATGACCAAACGGTCTGGTACTGGATCAGTGCTTTGAAGGCGCTGGAGGTGGGTGATAGGCGAGTGAATGCAAACAAAGTCGAATTTCTGAGCATCGCACTTGAGCATTTCGAGCGGCTTGTGACGAACGCGGATCTGGGCAAGTTGTACACGCACCGATTGCCGGCAATAACCAAGATCTCGGGATTGCCTCTTACTGCGTAGCGAGCCGGTCATAGGTGGTTCACAGACCTCCACAGGGCTCTCAGCCAGATCGATTCATCATCGATTCGATCCATCAAATGCCGGGACTGAGCACCTAACTCATTTGCCCCCGCTGCCGCAAGCGCCGGTTCCGCACTCACCTCGCAGGTCGGGGTTGCAGACCTTGGCACGACCCGACGCCGACACCACGATCGACGTCCTTCGTCCCGACTCGGCCTTCAGCGTGAGGCATCCGGCGCCGAAGCCCGTGCCGCCCGCCCGGCGCGAGAAGCCATTGCTGTCGTAGTCCAGCCCGCGCACGAATCCATCTCCAAGTGCCGCGTCGACGCTCACCCCGCTCGGAAGCTTTTCGAACTTGCGCAGGGTGTGCATTGCGCCTTCGGGTCCTGCCTGCACGGCCCAGCCGCTCGACCAGTCGCTTCGCTGGAGCGCGCCCACATGGACCTTTTGCGAACGCTGAATGGCCTCGGTGCGGGCCAGGTTCAGCGCGGCCACGAAACCGCTCGAAGCAGCGGCAAGCCGCTGGTTGAGCAGCAGGTCGCGAAACGAGGGAACGGCGATCGAACCCAGGATTGCCATGATGGCCACCACGGCCATCAGCTCGACGAGGGTGAAGCCGCCCGACGCGACACTCGCCCCCATCGACCATCGCCAGCCGTGTCTCATTGCCAGCACCTGGCCCCCGCTGCGCCATTGCAGCCCTTGTCTCCCATGCTGTCGATCCAGAGCGCTCCAACCTCCGGATCGGCGTAGCCGGGCTTCGGGGTGGCCGTGAGCCTGATGCAGCGCTCGATGGTGCCCTGCCCCTCGCAATTGCCGCTCTCGACGAGGTACTTGCCGCCCGCACCTCCCTCGCCGGATCCGCCTTCGTAGCGCTTGTACTGCCCGGCCATGGTGTACTGCCGCTCTTGCTGCTGCATCTGCTGCATCAGGGCCGAGCGCGCTTCGGTGCGCCAGCCCTTGCGCATGAAGTCCAGGTACGACGGATAGGAGATGGCGGCCAGGATGGCGAGGATCGCGACCGCTATCATCAATTCGATGAGCGTGAAGCCATGAATGCGTCTGGCGGTGCCGTTTGCCGGCTTTGTGGCCTTCATGGCTTCGCTCCCTGAAAATCGACGATCTGGCGCCAGTTCAGGCGCCCGGCCACCTGCGAAACCTGGCCGCCTTCCACCGGCTGCACAGTCGAAATGGCGGCCCCGCCAGGGCCGCCTCCAGAACCGGCGTTGATCACCGAAAGCTTCTTCGTTGCCGAACGGCGGCCAAACGCATCGGGTGAGGCAGAGGCCCCTTCGCCAAGCGCAACGAGCAAAGGCGACGACAACAAACCCACCGTTGAAGGCACGCAGGTCCCACCCGTCGAAAGCCCTGTCATTGCATTGACCGCGCAGCTGCGGCCGCCACCATTTACTCCGCAGGCATCGCCATTCGGTATCAGCGTGTTGAAGAACAGATAGCCGTCGCTGAGCGCCAGCCGGGTCACCTGCCGCTCGCCAGAATCGAGCGACCCGGGAAGATCGAAATACCAGCCGCGGCGGCTCGCCACGCTGCGGCTGCCCGTGCCATAGACGAAGGGCTCGCCCACGATGGCCGGCAACGGCTGGCCGGCGGCGGCGGCCGCAGTGCGCGGCTGAAGCTGCGTGCGCGTTTCGTGCGCGGGGATGGCTGTGCCGGAGTCGTACACGCCGTAGAGCGTTTGCACCGCATGGCTGGCGCTGCCGATGTCTTCAGGGCTCATGAACTTGCCGGTGCCGAACAGAACGACGGCGCCGCCGTTCGGCCCAGCCCCCACTTCCGGCGCCACGGTGATGGGTTGTCGCTTTGCGCCCGCTCCGGGCGACATCGCGACCATGAGCGGCTGCCCCTTCAAGCCGAGTGCGTTGTCCTCGTTCCATGGCGCACGGCCGGTGAAGTCGAACTTCCACAGGTTGCCTTGCGTGTCGCCGGCGTACAGCCAGCGCACCGATCCATCCGCGGCTGCGTAGTCGCCCGGAGTGCCGAGGGCATTCACAATCGTTTTGTCCGCCGGAGCCGGCAACACGATCTTGTGATAGTTGACACCGCGCTTCCAAGCGGCGCCGGCGGCCTTGTCGAGCGAGAGCAGGAACAGCGCCCCGCGCCTCTCCGGATTGGCGTTGTTGAAGCCCGAGGGAACCACGGCGAACCAGGCATGGGCCGCGGCCCCGGAGCGCGTGGGCGCGGAGAGGCGGAACTTCAAGATCCGCGGCGCCTGAAGCACGTGGCCCATGTCCTCATCGTCGAGCCCCGTGAACTCCCACAGTGCCTTATCCGCAGAAAACGCACCGGGATCGGAAGCATCGAGCGCGAAGACACCGGTGGCTCCAGCACCCATTCCGGAAACCAGCACAGTCTTCCAGCTGCCGTCGGCCATCCTGGCTTCCGTTGCGGCGGGGGATCCATCGACATAGGATTGATGCACATGGTCTGGCGAGCTGTAGCCCCCGAGCTTCGGCAACACCGCGCGTGGCACGTAGGCGAAGAGCTCGCTTCCCGTGGCGGCCGAGAACGCGTGCAGCATGCCGTCGTTGGCGCCGACATACACCGCCGAGGGCCGCGCTCTGTTCGCTTCGAGAAACCGGCCATAGCCGGCATCCTGCAAGTGCGGGCCCGGCGCGCCCACGAACAGCGGGTTCGAATTGGCAACATCGCCCATGACCGAGTCACGCACGCGGAACATTCCACCCGGTGCCGACATTTCCTTGCGGCGGTCCCCGCGCAGATAGGCCACGCGGTCGGCGCCCAATGCATCGGATGCCGACGGCGTCGCATAGGGCGTGGAGTTCAATTGGCCTCTCGCCACGTTGTCGAGCGACTCCCAGCGAAAAGGCGTGCCTCTGCCGGCCGACGAAAGGGTGAAGATGTTCCTGTCCGAGGGATCGCGTGCAGCAAGTACCGGCTGAGCCGATGCGCTGCCGGTCAACAGGGCTCCCGCATCCCACGCGGGCTCATCGGCCTGGCGCACCGTGCCCGCAGCCGCGTCGTAAGCCAGCGGGTACGACAGCAGCGTGCCCGACCAGCGGCGTCCGCTGAACCGCGCCACGTAGAGGCTGCCCCCGGCTTCCGCGATGCGGTCCGACGAAATGGCGGCGTCGGCCGTCCGCCCGCCTGGCGGTGCCGCTGCCGACTCGA containing:
- a CDS encoding pilus assembly protein; the encoded protein is MASRVDANMVIDLALEFSNTGAAYRGSFDWKKVYLGYWDPMACYGYAPADGYFKRVAPATRLEGGEIACAHQWSGNLLNWAATSTVDVLRLALTGGDRVVDEADRTVLQRAVLPQDFYRSSHFPDKAVTGNLDKLTPLVAGSSNGLRAAGTLHFNHCADRMFVGPSASGSCASPGTDQQYGPGAASAPYFARVEVCTAAEAAVRGGLCVKYPSGNFKPAGEIQRYADRLRFAVFGYLLDNDPARYGGVLRAPVKYAGPRKLEAKLDRVDNPQTEWDAKTGVFLADPISTAQGGRSGGVINYLNRFGRAGAYKKFDPAGELYYESLRYLQGKVPTRDAMAGIAAIDDPRKDGLPVYNDTAQWRTDGHKNWDPVGASCRKNYILAIGDLETHGDRSLPGLPGGGRGFSNASFEPDTSYWTRLVGAFENRESLSYTHPSGKTGLATTGNRGLPAFNYKGGAQLTASTIAAAETGADKGSFGMAGLAYWANTQKIRADYPDVRVQTFGVDLDAGGQGAVGQAQRGSALYLASKYGGFADSNADGNPFRVSTSSGQADTTGNSEWAEGIDDDGQPKPSNYFLAGEPRELLGVIHRIFESAAAPPGGRTADAAISSDRIAEAGGSLYVARFSGRRWSGTLLSYPLAYDAAAGTVRQADEPAWDAGALLTGSASAQPVLAARDPSDRNIFTLSSAGRGTPFRWESLDNVARGQLNSTPYATPSASDALGADRVAYLRGDRRKEMSAPGGMFRVRDSVMGDVANSNPLFVGAPGPHLQDAGYGRFLEANRARPSAVYVGANDGMLHAFSAATGSELFAYVPRAVLPKLGGYSSPDHVHQSYVDGSPAATEARMADGSWKTVLVSGMGAGATGVFALDASDPGAFSADKALWEFTGLDDEDMGHVLQAPRILKFRLSAPTRSGAAAHAWFAVVPSGFNNANPERRGALFLLSLDKAAGAAWKRGVNYHKIVLPAPADKTIVNALGTPGDYAAADGSVRWLYAGDTQGNLWKFDFTGRAPWNEDNALGLKGQPLMVAMSPGAGAKRQPITVAPEVGAGPNGGAVVLFGTGKFMSPEDIGSASHAVQTLYGVYDSGTAIPAHETRTQLQPRTAAAAAGQPLPAIVGEPFVYGTGSRSVASRRGWYFDLPGSLDSGERQVTRLALSDGYLFFNTLIPNGDACGVNGGGRSCAVNAMTGLSTGGTCVPSTVGLLSSPLLVALGEGASASPDAFGRRSATKKLSVINAGSGGGPGGAAISTVQPVEGGQVSQVAGRLNWRQIVDFQGAKP
- a CDS encoding type IV pilin protein, yielding MKATKPANGTARRIHGFTLIELMIAVAILAILAAISYPSYLDFMRKGWRTEARSALMQQMQQQERQYTMAGQYKRYEGGSGEGGAGGKYLVESGNCEGQGTIERCIRLTATPKPGYADPEVGALWIDSMGDKGCNGAAGARCWQ
- a CDS encoding GspH/FimT family pseudopilin is translated as MRHGWRWSMGASVASGGFTLVELMAVVAIMAILGSIAVPSFRDLLLNQRLAAASSGFVAALNLARTEAIQRSQKVHVGALQRSDWSSGWAVQAGPEGAMHTLRKFEKLPSGVSVDAALGDGFVRGLDYDSNGFSRRAGGTGFGAGCLTLKAESGRRTSIVVSASGRAKVCNPDLRGECGTGACGSGGK